A portion of the Shewanella sp. SNU WT4 genome contains these proteins:
- the cysZ gene encoding sulfate transporter CysZ, protein MRVQTAKSGVNYFMQGFELIRQPGLRTFVIIPLLINILLFAVGFYFGLGHLKVVFADLAAWLPESLSWLNVILWPLAVLSLVVVMAFTFSAVMNWLAAPFNGLLAEKTEALLTGKPLNTGGAIDTVKDVPRMLGREWIKLKYYLPRALVLLLLFLVPLIGQTLAPVMWFLFSAWMMAVQYCDYPFDNHKVSFQDMRFALRQTKGSSMSFGATATLFSMIPIVNFIVMPVAICGATAMWVDKYRPAYCNLSISED, encoded by the coding sequence GTGCGTGTGCAAACGGCTAAAAGTGGCGTTAATTATTTTATGCAAGGATTCGAGTTAATCCGCCAACCTGGATTGCGAACCTTTGTCATTATTCCTTTGCTCATCAATATTCTACTGTTTGCGGTCGGTTTTTATTTTGGCCTTGGGCATTTAAAGGTGGTGTTTGCCGATTTAGCGGCCTGGTTACCTGAGTCTCTCAGCTGGCTTAATGTGATTTTATGGCCGCTGGCGGTGTTATCTCTGGTGGTCGTCATGGCGTTTACCTTTAGTGCCGTGATGAACTGGCTGGCGGCGCCGTTTAACGGTTTGTTAGCTGAGAAAACCGAAGCCTTACTCACAGGTAAACCGCTCAATACGGGGGGAGCCATCGATACCGTCAAAGATGTGCCTCGGATGCTAGGACGCGAATGGATAAAACTGAAATACTATTTACCGCGGGCCCTGGTATTGTTGCTGCTCTTCTTAGTGCCCTTGATTGGCCAAACCTTAGCCCCGGTAATGTGGTTTTTATTTAGTGCATGGATGATGGCGGTGCAATATTGCGATTATCCGTTTGATAACCACAAGGTATCGTTTCAAGACATGCGTTTTGCCCTGCGTCAAACCAAAGGTAGCAGTATGAGTTTTGGTGCTACTGCTACCCTGTTTTCCATGATACCTATTGTTAACTTTATTGTGATGCCGGTAGCCATCTGCGGTGCCACGGCGATGTGGGTGGATAAATACCGTCCTGCTTATTGCAATTTAAGTATCAGTGAAGACTAG
- a CDS encoding S41 family peptidase, which translates to MAIITGCQHPTGQTSTVSAAQTCQQDLKFLPDFLLTNDTGAPNHFAQKGHEHFDKALQHALTQANTITQLPQCQGIIADYLRQWRPGHLGIVSLLPEDANTTIPVSGNNQLIVSDAPQLTILSSQTLLLTLPSFAWEYQAPIEALLNDNRTTFDSHPYWILDVRSNGGGSDSSYRQLLSRVLHNQSVSHGAEFLVTRANIKAQTDICVAQADNLGCQQFIEPVVSAMNQASNGDYVLPIGRHALRYHLSQANNVAPQRVAVLIDRQCASSCEEFLLDIRQGFNVKLVGRRSYGALDYSNMRPTILPSQAFELYYATSRSTRLPYLPVDVAGIPPDIYLPLASVQGFEQEVKATQHWLETGKFQPTDE; encoded by the coding sequence ATGGCAATTATCACCGGCTGTCAACATCCGACCGGCCAAACGAGCACAGTTTCAGCGGCGCAAACATGCCAACAGGATCTGAAATTTTTACCGGATTTTTTACTCACCAATGATACTGGCGCACCCAACCACTTTGCCCAAAAGGGGCACGAGCACTTTGACAAAGCATTGCAACACGCACTCACCCAAGCCAACACAATTACTCAGCTACCTCAATGTCAGGGGATTATTGCCGATTACTTACGACAATGGCGCCCAGGTCATTTAGGCATTGTTTCCTTATTACCAGAAGACGCCAATACCACAATCCCTGTCAGTGGTAACAACCAGCTAATCGTAAGCGATGCACCGCAATTGACCATACTATCTTCGCAAACCTTGTTGTTGACTTTACCGAGCTTTGCTTGGGAATATCAAGCGCCAATTGAAGCCTTACTCAATGACAATCGTACCACTTTTGATAGCCATCCCTATTGGATCCTTGATGTCCGAAGTAATGGTGGTGGCAGTGATAGCAGTTATCGTCAGTTGTTATCCAGGGTCCTCCACAATCAATCCGTGAGTCATGGCGCCGAGTTTTTGGTCACCCGCGCCAATATCAAGGCACAAACTGATATATGTGTGGCCCAAGCCGATAACCTGGGGTGCCAGCAATTTATTGAGCCCGTGGTCAGTGCCATGAACCAAGCGTCCAATGGTGACTATGTGCTTCCAATAGGCCGTCACGCGCTAAGGTATCATCTATCTCAAGCCAATAACGTCGCGCCACAACGGGTAGCCGTGCTAATTGACCGCCAATGTGCTAGTTCATGTGAAGAGTTTTTATTAGACATCCGCCAAGGTTTTAATGTGAAGTTAGTTGGCAGGCGAAGCTACGGCGCCCTTGATTACTCTAATATGCGGCCGACGATCCTTCCTTCGCAGGCCTTTGAGTTATATTACGCCACCAGCCGCTCTACCCGTTTGCCCTATTTGCCGGTCGATGTCGCTGGGATTCCCCCGGATATTTATTTACCGCTAGCCTCTGTTCAAGGCTTTGAACAAGAAGTAAAAGCCACTCAGCACTGGCTCGAAACCGGGAAATTTCAACCAACCGATGAATAG
- a CDS encoding beta-ketoacyl-ACP synthase III, whose translation MQIVISGTGLYTPSDVITNDELVASFNQYAQAFNEEHKEAIAAGTELELAMSSSEFIEKASGIKQRHVIQKQGMLDINVLMPLIAPRLDDELSLQAQMGAIAAQEALANADCDASDIDLVIVACAYAQRAYPAIAIEIQHHLGCQGMAYDMQVACSSATFAIANAQAAIISGQATKVLVINPEICTPQINLRDRDSHFIFGDVATALVLEVWHGTDSVNKPAPSHIKRARPLLIESIKLATQYSSNIRSNFGLMNRCSPETEHSASNLFSQQGRKVFKELLPMIYQHLEQQLQQLQLEPEDFKRFWLHQANINMNQFVAKKLLGDNVTHERCPVVLDTYANTASAGSIIALHLYRDDLQADDLGLLCSFGAGYSIGSVILRAV comes from the coding sequence ATGCAAATAGTGATTAGTGGTACGGGTTTGTACACTCCAAGCGATGTGATCACCAATGATGAGTTAGTCGCAAGTTTTAATCAGTATGCCCAAGCCTTCAATGAAGAGCATAAGGAGGCTATTGCCGCCGGCACTGAGCTTGAATTAGCCATGTCGTCGAGTGAATTTATTGAAAAAGCCTCAGGTATTAAGCAGCGCCATGTCATTCAAAAACAGGGCATGCTAGATATCAATGTACTGATGCCGCTCATTGCGCCGCGCCTTGATGATGAACTCAGCCTGCAAGCGCAGATGGGGGCTATTGCCGCGCAAGAGGCACTTGCTAATGCAGATTGTGATGCCAGTGACATAGATTTAGTGATAGTGGCGTGTGCGTATGCGCAGCGCGCCTATCCAGCTATTGCCATTGAAATTCAGCACCATCTTGGGTGCCAAGGCATGGCTTACGATATGCAGGTGGCATGTTCGTCGGCGACGTTTGCTATCGCCAATGCCCAAGCGGCTATTATCTCCGGCCAAGCCACTAAGGTGCTAGTGATTAACCCTGAGATTTGTACTCCGCAAATCAATCTGCGCGATCGTGATAGTCACTTTATCTTTGGTGATGTTGCGACCGCATTAGTCCTTGAGGTTTGGCATGGAACTGACAGTGTGAATAAGCCAGCGCCTTCGCATATCAAGCGAGCGCGGCCCTTACTGATTGAATCCATTAAACTTGCCACTCAATACTCAAGCAATATCCGCAGTAACTTTGGTTTGATGAATCGCTGCAGCCCTGAGACAGAGCACAGCGCCAGTAATTTATTTAGTCAGCAAGGGCGTAAGGTATTTAAAGAATTATTGCCCATGATTTATCAACATCTTGAGCAACAGTTACAACAACTGCAGCTGGAACCCGAAGATTTTAAGCGCTTTTGGTTGCATCAAGCCAATATCAATATGAATCAATTTGTGGCGAAAAAACTGCTGGGCGATAACGTCACTCACGAACGCTGCCCTGTGGTGCTAGACACATATGCCAATACGGCTTCGGCAGGATCGATTATTGCGCTGCACTTATATCGTGATGATTTACAGGCCGATGATTTGGGTTTGTTATGCTCGTTTGGTGCTGGCTACTCAATTGGCAGTGTCATTTTGCGCGCCGTGTAA
- the cysK gene encoding cysteine synthase A, which produces MSKIFEDNSLTIGHTPLVRLNRVSNGRVLAKIEARNPSFSVKCRIGANMIWDAEQKGLLTPGKELVEPTSGNTGIALAYVAAARGYALTLTMPSTMSLERRKLLKALGANLVLTEGPKGMKGAIDKAEEIRAVNPEKYVLLGQFDNPANPEIHEKTTGPEIWHDTDGAIDVFVAGVGTGGTITGVSRYIKQTQGKAIVSVAVEPIDSPVISQALAGEPLKPGPHKIQGIGAGFIPGNLDLSLIDRVEGVSNDDAIAMALRLMKEEGILVGISSGAAVVAANRIAALPEFEGKNIVVILPSAAERYLSSALFQGQFSELETEQ; this is translated from the coding sequence ATGAGTAAAATTTTTGAAGACAATTCACTGACCATAGGCCATACACCTTTGGTACGCTTGAATCGAGTGAGCAATGGTCGCGTACTGGCTAAGATTGAGGCAAGAAATCCAAGTTTTAGCGTTAAATGTCGTATTGGTGCCAATATGATTTGGGACGCTGAGCAAAAAGGTTTATTAACGCCAGGCAAAGAACTGGTTGAACCAACCTCAGGTAACACAGGTATTGCATTAGCCTATGTGGCGGCAGCGCGTGGTTATGCCCTGACGTTAACTATGCCAAGTACTATGAGTCTTGAGCGCCGTAAATTATTAAAAGCCTTAGGTGCTAATTTAGTGTTAACCGAAGGCCCTAAAGGCATGAAAGGCGCGATTGATAAAGCTGAGGAAATTCGCGCTGTTAATCCAGAAAAATATGTACTGCTAGGCCAATTTGATAACCCAGCCAACCCAGAAATTCATGAGAAAACCACTGGGCCTGAAATTTGGCACGATACTGATGGCGCCATAGATGTGTTTGTTGCTGGAGTGGGTACAGGCGGCACAATTACAGGTGTAAGCCGCTATATTAAACAGACTCAAGGCAAAGCGATTGTTAGTGTGGCGGTAGAACCTATCGACTCACCTGTGATCTCTCAAGCCTTAGCTGGGGAGCCGCTAAAGCCTGGCCCACATAAAATTCAAGGCATAGGCGCAGGTTTTATCCCTGGTAACCTCGACCTATCGTTAATTGATAGAGTCGAAGGCGTCAGTAATGATGATGCCATCGCCATGGCACTGCGCTTAATGAAAGAAGAAGGCATTTTAGTGGGTATTTCTTCTGGCGCCGCGGTAGTTGCTGCCAATCGCATTGCTGCCCTGCCAGAATTTGAAGGTAAAAACATAGTAGTGATTTTACCGTCTGCGGCCGAGCGTTACTTAAGTTCAGCCTTATTCCAAGGCCAGTTTAGTGAATTAGAAACTGAGCAATAA
- a CDS encoding TetR/AcrR family transcriptional regulator encodes MDNDSLATSAARNSDYQFTYLGRQTRRKDGIATRMAILDACLTIVANEGIRGVRHRAVAEVAQVSLAATTYYFEDIQMLIHDSLMHFAELAMARSEKVKLAAYQLFASAHQTCEPKPVEAKSLVDHFSLLVLNHIYDKAADVNARRIERIFYEEAIKKPLLAKAIVMLENMILDSVGGFFDDIGVEQGRLRAHGLVALIRHFEYYLLIDEQDKADDASKNLQLFFNEIIK; translated from the coding sequence ATGGACAATGACTCATTAGCCACATCAGCCGCACGCAATAGTGACTACCAATTTACCTATCTGGGGCGTCAGACGCGGCGTAAAGATGGCATTGCCACTCGTATGGCGATTCTTGATGCTTGTTTAACCATAGTAGCCAATGAAGGTATTCGTGGTGTGCGCCACCGCGCCGTGGCTGAAGTGGCGCAAGTGTCACTCGCAGCAACAACCTATTATTTTGAAGACATTCAAATGCTTATTCATGACTCGCTAATGCACTTTGCCGAGCTTGCCATGGCGCGTAGTGAAAAAGTGAAACTTGCTGCTTACCAATTATTTGCAAGCGCTCACCAAACTTGCGAGCCTAAGCCTGTTGAGGCTAAATCATTAGTCGATCACTTCTCTTTATTAGTGCTCAACCATATTTATGATAAGGCCGCTGACGTTAATGCCCGCAGAATTGAGCGAATTTTCTATGAAGAGGCCATCAAAAAGCCCTTGCTGGCCAAGGCGATTGTTATGTTGGAAAACATGATACTCGATAGCGTAGGTGGATTTTTTGACGACATAGGGGTAGAGCAAGGGCGGTTACGGGCTCACGGATTAGTGGCGCTCATTCGCCATTTTGAATATTACCTGCTTATTGATGAGCAAGATAAAGCTGACGATGCGAGTAAAAATCTACAATTATTTTTCAATGAGATAATAAAATAA
- a CDS encoding TDT family transporter, translating to MQHSWHQKLASLPSPMAGLALGIASLGWCWESMSSQLNSQAQIVSAGIAAVMLLLLTAKFLLHPKVLKNELSHPVVGSVIPTFAMALMVISKAVGIFSVTIGLGLWLFAIAIHLVFLAAFAYYRAIDFKLDHMVPSWFVPPIGIIVAAVSFPGQGYGTLAEIIVIFGMLCYLVMLPIMLYRLIFGTPIADAAKPTIAILAAPASLSLAGYLTITSQPSIAIVGLLLSIALLMTGVIYLAFFHLMKLPFSPGYAAFTFPMVIGATALFKTSAWLTHFDAMLPLSHTVHLLAVIELVIATAVVSYVALRYVMHYFPKNDHAF from the coding sequence ATGCAACACAGTTGGCATCAAAAATTAGCATCGTTACCTAGCCCTATGGCCGGACTTGCCCTTGGGATTGCCAGTCTTGGCTGGTGCTGGGAATCCATGTCATCACAATTAAATAGCCAAGCACAAATTGTGAGTGCGGGCATTGCTGCTGTCATGTTGCTGTTATTAACTGCAAAATTCCTGTTGCACCCTAAAGTGTTAAAAAACGAATTATCTCATCCTGTCGTAGGTAGCGTTATTCCTACCTTCGCTATGGCATTAATGGTGATTTCAAAAGCGGTGGGAATATTCTCTGTCACCATTGGCTTAGGCTTATGGCTGTTTGCTATTGCGATTCATTTAGTCTTTTTAGCGGCATTTGCTTACTATCGCGCCATCGATTTTAAACTAGATCATATGGTGCCTAGCTGGTTCGTACCGCCTATTGGCATCATAGTAGCTGCGGTGTCTTTTCCTGGACAAGGCTATGGTACCTTAGCCGAAATCATAGTGATTTTTGGTATGCTGTGTTACTTAGTGATGCTGCCTATCATGCTGTATCGCTTGATTTTTGGTACTCCTATTGCCGATGCGGCCAAGCCTACTATCGCGATTTTAGCCGCGCCAGCCAGTCTGTCGTTAGCCGGTTACTTAACTATTACTAGTCAGCCATCGATTGCCATTGTCGGCCTACTGCTTAGTATTGCCTTGCTGATGACTGGCGTTATTTATCTGGCCTTTTTCCACTTAATGAAATTGCCTTTTAGCCCAGGTTACGCAGCTTTTACTTTCCCTATGGTGATTGGCGCCACGGCTTTATTTAAGACCTCAGCTTGGTTAACCCACTTTGATGCTATGTTACCTCTTAGCCATACAGTGCATCTCTTGGCTGTGATTGAGCTAGTGATAGCGACCGCTGTGGTAAGTTATGTCGCCCTGAGATACGTCATGCATTATTTCCCTAAGAATGATCATGCGTTTTAA
- the yfcC gene encoding putative basic amino acid antiporter YfcC codes for MSLTQSIEASASTSSTRRWQMPDTLVIIFFVAIVAAIMTYLIPIGSFETQEAHYVMDGVEKTRQVVDPDSFRYALDDNGEPKLAPVSLFAGGGDVGFFNFAFEGLTSGSKWGSAIGVIMFMLVIGGSFGIVMATGTIDNGILRLIDKTRGNEKLFIPALFTLFSLGGAVFGMGEEAIAFAIIICPLMIRLGYDGITTVMVTYVATQVGFASSWMNPFGVAIAQGIAGVPVLSGSEFRVPMWVLFTLFGIIFTMRYASRIQKSPTSSYSYHSDAFFREQQSHCSLDSRFGLGDWLVIGVIIATVAWVVWGVVAHAWFIPEIASQFFTMGLAVGLVGVLFGLNGMTINQMARSFKQGAATMIEPAILVGCASGILLLLGGGKATEPSVLNSILSAAGSAIGQLPDALSAWFMLLFQSAFNFFVTSGSGQAALTMPLMAPLADLVGVSRQVSVLAFQLGDGFTNILVPTSASLMATLGVCRVDWGDWLKFIWRFMLALLVLSSVTVLFGHYIGFA; via the coding sequence ATGTCTTTGACACAATCCATTGAGGCGAGCGCAAGCACCAGCAGCACTCGTCGCTGGCAAATGCCAGATACCTTGGTCATCATCTTTTTTGTGGCAATCGTCGCAGCCATAATGACTTACCTCATCCCTATCGGTTCTTTTGAAACACAAGAAGCCCACTATGTGATGGATGGCGTTGAGAAAACTCGACAAGTCGTTGATCCCGATTCATTCCGTTATGCCCTCGATGACAATGGCGAGCCTAAATTAGCCCCTGTGTCTTTGTTTGCCGGTGGTGGTGATGTTGGTTTTTTCAATTTTGCATTTGAAGGACTGACTTCTGGCTCTAAATGGGGCAGCGCTATTGGCGTCATCATGTTTATGTTGGTGATAGGCGGTTCATTTGGCATAGTCATGGCGACAGGTACCATAGATAACGGTATTTTACGCCTTATCGATAAGACTCGTGGCAATGAAAAGTTATTTATTCCCGCCTTATTTACTTTATTTTCTTTAGGCGGCGCCGTATTTGGCATGGGTGAAGAAGCTATTGCCTTTGCCATCATTATTTGTCCATTGATGATCCGCTTGGGATACGATGGCATTACTACGGTTATGGTGACTTATGTGGCCACTCAAGTCGGTTTTGCCTCATCGTGGATGAACCCGTTTGGCGTGGCGATTGCCCAAGGTATTGCCGGCGTGCCGGTATTATCTGGCAGTGAGTTCCGCGTCCCTATGTGGGTGCTATTCACCTTGTTTGGTATCATATTTACCATGCGCTATGCGAGTCGTATTCAAAAGTCACCCACTTCATCTTACAGCTATCACTCAGATGCTTTCTTCCGGGAGCAGCAAAGTCACTGTTCGCTCGATAGCCGCTTTGGTTTAGGCGACTGGTTAGTGATAGGCGTTATTATCGCCACCGTAGCTTGGGTGGTTTGGGGCGTGGTTGCCCATGCTTGGTTTATTCCTGAGATTGCGAGCCAATTCTTTACTATGGGCTTAGCCGTGGGGTTAGTGGGCGTGCTCTTTGGACTTAACGGCATGACCATCAATCAAATGGCTAGAAGCTTTAAGCAAGGCGCCGCCACCATGATAGAACCTGCCATTTTAGTGGGCTGTGCTTCGGGTATCTTGCTCTTGTTAGGCGGCGGTAAAGCCACCGAACCCAGTGTACTTAATAGCATATTGTCTGCAGCTGGTTCAGCCATTGGCCAGTTACCTGATGCGTTATCGGCTTGGTTTATGTTGTTATTCCAATCGGCCTTTAACTTCTTTGTGACTTCAGGTTCAGGTCAAGCGGCACTCACTATGCCTTTGATGGCGCCACTTGCCGATCTTGTGGGCGTTAGCCGTCAAGTGTCAGTATTAGCATTTCAATTGGGTGATGGTTTTACCAATATTTTAGTTCCAACCTCAGCATCCTTAATGGCAACGTTAGGTGTGTGCCGTGTTGATTGGGGTGATTGGCTTAAGTTCATTTGGCGCTTTATGTTGGCCTTATTAGTGCTTTCAAGCGTGACAGTATTATTTGGTCACTATATTGGTTTTGCTTAA
- the panF gene encoding sodium/pantothenate symporter has translation MTALIAVVIYLIFSLYISRIIASKMKTGLVADKANRFFIGGRILNGPLVALTLVATYTSASSFIGGPGAAYKIGLGWVWLALIQVPVAMLTLGVLGPKFLALKDRHSTLLEWLDHRFNSPWLSRIAIVSLVAGFIAMITVQFIGGARMFAGVSGISYELGLAIFVVTVLAYTLTGGFRAVAATDAVQGIVMTLGIVVLLVTLLIKGDVPAMLANLNQQQSPLLSPWGSEQQLGWPMMLSFWVLVCFGTLGLPHTVVRLLAVKDKQALRKGMVYGTAISLLMTLLPHLCGFFGRAIYPDLTIPDEIMPKLIAGLFSPWVAGLLLAAPIAAVMSSVDSMLLQSAVTLVRDAVVKTRPTMSSERQLTLTRVAMVVITLLAAWWALKPPDMIVWLNLAAFGALQSVFLWPIVAGICWPSISGEAALAAMATGLISYLLAFQFGPLPYNVHAIVPALLLSLVAMLTVVAYQGYCRRQAIV, from the coding sequence GTGACAGCCTTAATAGCAGTAGTTATCTATCTCATTTTTAGTCTTTATATCAGCCGCATTATTGCCAGTAAGATGAAAACAGGGTTAGTGGCCGATAAAGCCAATCGCTTCTTTATTGGTGGCCGTATTCTTAATGGCCCGCTAGTCGCTTTGACCTTAGTGGCTACTTATACCAGCGCGAGCTCTTTCATTGGCGGCCCCGGCGCTGCCTATAAAATTGGTTTAGGTTGGGTGTGGTTAGCACTCATTCAAGTGCCTGTCGCCATGTTGACCTTAGGCGTGCTTGGGCCAAAATTTTTAGCCTTAAAAGATCGTCACTCCACCTTACTTGAATGGTTAGATCATAGATTTAATAGTCCGTGGTTAAGCCGCATTGCGATTGTGAGCTTAGTGGCGGGTTTTATCGCCATGATCACAGTGCAATTTATTGGTGGTGCGCGCATGTTTGCTGGCGTGAGCGGTATCAGTTATGAGCTAGGTTTAGCCATTTTTGTGGTGACAGTGTTAGCTTACACCTTAACGGGTGGCTTTCGCGCTGTGGCGGCAACCGATGCGGTGCAAGGCATAGTCATGACGCTTGGCATAGTGGTATTGCTGGTAACGCTACTGATTAAAGGCGATGTACCGGCTATGCTCGCTAACTTAAATCAACAGCAGAGCCCATTATTGTCACCTTGGGGCAGCGAGCAACAACTAGGTTGGCCTATGATGTTATCTTTTTGGGTGTTGGTGTGTTTTGGCACCTTAGGTTTACCCCATACCGTGGTGCGTTTATTAGCGGTAAAAGATAAACAGGCGCTGCGTAAAGGCATGGTGTACGGCACGGCCATTAGTTTATTAATGACTTTATTACCGCACTTATGTGGCTTCTTTGGCCGCGCTATTTATCCAGATTTGACCATTCCCGATGAAATTATGCCTAAGTTAATCGCAGGGTTATTTTCGCCTTGGGTCGCGGGTTTGTTATTAGCCGCTCCCATTGCGGCGGTGATGTCATCGGTAGACTCTATGTTGCTGCAGTCTGCAGTGACCTTAGTGCGTGATGCCGTCGTTAAAACTCGCCCGACTATGTCAAGTGAGCGCCAATTAACCTTGACGCGCGTGGCTATGGTAGTCATTACCTTGCTTGCCGCGTGGTGGGCATTAAAGCCGCCTGATATGATTGTTTGGCTGAATTTAGCCGCCTTTGGCGCGCTGCAATCTGTGTTCTTATGGCCGATTGTCGCGGGTATATGCTGGCCAAGCATTAGTGGTGAAGCTGCGTTAGCAGCTATGGCGACAGGACTCATTAGTTACTTGCTGGCATTTCAGTTTGGGCCATTGCCATATAATGTGCACGCGATTGTGCCCGCATTACTCTTGTCTTTAGTGGCTATGTTGACCGTGGTTGCCTATCAGGGGTACTGTCGCCGCCAAGCCATAGTTTAA
- a CDS encoding DUF997 family protein, translating to MFSSSLAKRVTPAVIILCLALGYFLVWAFGPLFLSERGSWLGMPLWFWCSCVAAPLLLLAALAAINHQSADTNHGGNEL from the coding sequence ATGTTTTCCTCTTCCTTAGCGAAACGAGTCACACCGGCCGTCATTATTTTATGCTTGGCCCTAGGGTATTTCCTGGTGTGGGCCTTTGGACCTTTATTTCTCAGTGAACGTGGCAGTTGGCTCGGTATGCCGCTGTGGTTTTGGTGTTCTTGTGTCGCGGCGCCGTTGTTATTATTGGCGGCATTAGCGGCCATTAATCATCAATCTGCTGATACTAACCATGGGGGAAATGAACTGTGA
- the ycaO gene encoding 30S ribosomal protein S12 methylthiotransferase accessory factor YcaO, with the protein MNHTYIPGKDEALEVSIATMQQRLVELGFDIEEASWLNPVSYVWSVHIRDRNCPACFTNGKGASKDAALASALGEYFERLACNYFFADFYLGEEIANSEFVHYPNEKWFAVTDDTRPAGLMNEALWQHYDPEDEVTMAGLVDLQSGNMERGVCALPFTRQSDNQVTYIPMNIIGNMFVSNGMAAGNTATEARTQALSECFERYIKNRIIAESISLPEIPADVVNRFPKVVAAINELEQQGFPITCFDASLGGEYPVICVTLFNPDNGGCFASFGAHPRFEIALERTVTELLQGRSLKDLDIFPSPSFDNDEVSDHTNLETHFIDSSGLVSWDLFRADSDFDFVDWNFEGNTDEEFHQLLNKFHDLGAEVYIADYSHLQTYACRVLVPGYSEIYPVYELTWVNNNRAMALRQQIQQWLDVKQDAALAAEIIDSLDALDVDEFQPLDQLLGLGVDASSPWSTLRVGELRCLLSLAAGDLESALEWAEWTTGFNAGGISSDLQRRLRFYHAVQAILNIQLADGDVNQYQAAFKRMFGEQDYAAAFAHVSNTAQGYDLMHIRQLTEFTKHQKLLQAYQKLQAAKANWA; encoded by the coding sequence ATGAATCACACTTATATCCCTGGTAAAGATGAAGCCTTAGAAGTTTCAATTGCCACTATGCAACAGCGCTTAGTCGAACTTGGATTCGATATCGAAGAGGCCTCTTGGCTTAATCCAGTGTCATACGTTTGGTCTGTGCATATTCGCGACCGTAACTGCCCAGCATGCTTTACCAATGGTAAAGGCGCGAGTAAAGATGCGGCCTTGGCCAGTGCATTAGGGGAATATTTTGAGCGTTTAGCCTGTAACTATTTTTTTGCCGACTTCTATTTAGGCGAAGAGATAGCCAATAGTGAGTTTGTGCACTATCCCAATGAAAAATGGTTTGCCGTGACTGATGATACCCGTCCTGCAGGTCTGATGAATGAGGCCTTGTGGCAGCATTACGATCCAGAAGATGAAGTCACTATGGCAGGCTTAGTGGATTTACAATCAGGTAATATGGAACGCGGTGTATGCGCCCTGCCATTTACTCGCCAATCGGATAACCAAGTGACTTACATACCGATGAACATTATCGGCAATATGTTTGTGTCTAACGGTATGGCGGCAGGTAATACCGCAACGGAAGCGCGCACTCAAGCCTTAAGCGAGTGTTTTGAGCGTTATATTAAAAACCGCATCATAGCCGAATCTATCAGCCTGCCTGAAATTCCCGCTGATGTAGTTAACCGTTTCCCGAAAGTGGTAGCGGCTATCAATGAATTAGAACAGCAAGGTTTCCCTATCACCTGTTTTGACGCTTCATTAGGCGGCGAATACCCTGTGATTTGTGTGACCTTATTCAACCCAGACAATGGCGGTTGTTTTGCCTCTTTTGGCGCCCATCCACGCTTTGAAATTGCGCTGGAACGCACTGTGACTGAGTTACTCCAAGGTCGCAGCTTAAAAGATTTGGATATCTTCCCATCACCATCATTTGATAATGATGAAGTATCTGATCACACTAACCTTGAGACTCACTTTATTGATTCATCAGGCTTAGTGTCTTGGGATTTATTCCGAGCAGATAGCGATTTTGACTTTGTTGATTGGAACTTTGAAGGCAACACTGATGAGGAATTCCATCAGTTATTGAATAAATTCCATGACTTAGGCGCTGAAGTCTATATTGCGGATTACAGCCACTTACAAACCTATGCGTGCCGCGTATTAGTGCCTGGTTATTCAGAAATTTACCCTGTGTACGAGTTAACTTGGGTCAATAACAACCGCGCTATGGCACTGCGTCAGCAAATCCAGCAATGGCTTGATGTTAAGCAAGATGCCGCCTTAGCTGCTGAAATTATCGATAGCTTAGATGCCTTAGATGTTGATGAATTCCAGCCGCTCGATCAGCTGTTAGGCTTAGGTGTTGATGCTTCATCGCCATGGAGCACTCTGCGCGTTGGTGAATTACGCTGTTTGTTATCCTTAGCCGCCGGTGATTTAGAATCGGCACTGGAATGGGCTGAATGGACCACAGGCTTTAATGCCGGCGGTATTAGCAGTGATCTGCAACGCCGTTTGCGTTTTTATCATGCCGTACAAGCCATTTTGAACATTCAATTGGCCGATGGCGATGTTAATCAATACCAAGCAGCCTTTAAGCGCATGTTTGGTGAACAAGACTACGCTGCGGCATTTGCTCATGTTAGCAATACTGCCCAAGGCTATGATTTGATGCATATTCGTCAGTTAACTGAATTCACTAAGCATCAAAAACTGCTACAAGCCTATCAAAAGTTACAAGCGGCTAAAGCCAACTGGGCTTAA